The genomic region CGCGGACTGTTCTGGATCGAGAGGTAAATGCTGTCGTTCATTGTTTTTATCCTCGCAGCACAGATGAGATGAAACATTTTTTACTTTAGGCGGCTGTGAAAGGGAAACCAGACGACCTTAGTATTAGAACGACATTAGTTCAGTTCTACGCTCTTGGCCGCCGCGCAGACAAATGTTCAACGAACAGAAACACGAAGGCCGTCAGGCGAAAACGCCGGACGGCCTTGGGTACCGCGAGCTAGAGCTGTCGGGGGATTACTGGGTCCACTCGCTGACGCGTTCGGGGTGCTTGGCGACCCAGTCCTTGGCCGCCGCTTCAGGCTTGGCACCGTCCTGAATCGCCAACATCACTTCGCCGATTTCATCCTTGGATGCCCACTGGAACTTCTTCAGGAACGCAGCCACTTCCGGCGCCTTCTTGTCCAGCTCCTTGCTGCCGATGCTGTTCACGGTCTCCGCCGCGCCGTACACACCTTTCGGGTCTTCGAGGAAGCGCAGCTTCCACTTGGCGAACATCCAGTGCGGAACCCAGCCGGTGACGGCAATCGATTCCTTCTTCTCTTCGGCACGGGTCAGCTCGGCAATCATCGCCGCGCCCGAACTGGCCTGCAGCTTGTAGCCATCGAGGCCGTAATCCTTGATGGCCTGCTCGGTCTTGATCATCACACCTGAGCCGGCATCGATGCCAACGATCTTTTTCTTGAAGCTCTCATCGGTCTTGAGATCGGCGATGG from Pseudomonas asplenii harbors:
- a CDS encoding glycine betaine ABC transporter substrate-binding protein encodes the protein MKMRRLLGAGAALVLAISSSLASADTKTVTIGYVDGWSDSVATTNVAAEVIRQKLGYDVKLQAVATGIMWQGVATGKLDAMLSAWLPVTHGEYWAKNKDKVVDYGPNFKDAKIGLIVPEYVKANSIADLKTDESFKKKIVGIDAGSGVMIKTEQAIKDYGLDGYKLQASSGAAMIAELTRAEEKKESIAVTGWVPHWMFAKWKLRFLEDPKGVYGAAETVNSIGSKELDKKAPEVAAFLKKFQWASKDEIGEVMLAIQDGAKPEAAAKDWVAKHPERVSEWTQ